A single Nitrospira sp. DNA region contains:
- a CDS encoding CDGSH iron-sulfur domain-containing protein, whose protein sequence is MADEPVIAQRTPYILEIGPGKFYWCRCGKSKNQPFCDGSHTGTSFSPMEVELTEKKRVAFCGCKHTKKPPYCDGYHSRL, encoded by the coding sequence ATGGCCGACGAACCCGTCATTGCGCAACGCACGCCGTATATCTTGGAGATCGGTCCTGGCAAGTTTTATTGGTGCCGTTGCGGCAAATCGAAGAACCAGCCCTTCTGCGACGGCTCGCACACCGGCACATCATTCTCACCCATGGAAGTGGAATTGACCGAAAAGAAGCGGGTCGCCTTCTGCGGGTGCAAGCACACGAAGAAGCCGCCATACTGCGACGGCTACCACTCCAGGCTGTAG
- a CDS encoding arylesterase, with amino-acid sequence MGTDVTSQPGRSTAAVREDRPKIVAFGDSLTAGLGVSPEETYPAQLQRRLEAAGYRYRVINAGVSGDTTAGGVRRVEWALNSKPAIVIVELGANDGLRGIDPAQTQANLETIVHRLQSAGVTVVLAGMKLPPNFGKEYTERFAAVFPVVAKKYRIPLMPFFLDGVAAQEALNQADGIHPTNAGYRIIADHIFDALKPLL; translated from the coding sequence ATGGGCACCGACGTGACGAGCCAGCCGGGGCGCAGCACCGCCGCCGTGCGCGAAGATCGTCCGAAGATTGTCGCGTTCGGGGACAGTCTTACCGCCGGTCTGGGGGTGTCGCCCGAGGAGACCTATCCGGCGCAACTTCAGCGGCGCCTGGAGGCAGCCGGCTATCGCTATCGCGTGATCAATGCTGGCGTCAGCGGGGATACAACGGCAGGTGGCGTCCGGCGGGTCGAGTGGGCGTTGAACAGTAAGCCGGCCATTGTGATTGTGGAACTGGGCGCCAACGACGGTCTGCGGGGGATCGATCCAGCGCAGACACAAGCTAATCTTGAAACTATTGTGCACCGGTTGCAGTCGGCCGGCGTGACGGTCGTGCTGGCGGGCATGAAACTGCCGCCGAATTTTGGGAAGGAGTATACGGAGCGTTTTGCTGCGGTATTTCCCGTTGTGGCAAAGAAATATCGCATCCCACTCATGCCGTTTTTTCTGGACGGGGTTGCCGCCCAAGAAGCACTGAACCAGGCCGACGGCATCCATCCAACCAACGCGGGGTACCGCATTATTGCGGACCACATCTTCGACGCGCTGAAGCCCCTGCTGTAG
- a CDS encoding DedA family protein produces the protein MAQWVGIWFQWVHDWGYPGIIILMALESSIVPIPSEIVIPPAAYWAAQGRYDFWGVVLAGTLGSYLGAAATYWAARWLGRPLLVTYGYLVFCPEDKVLRAERWLARYEAGSVFFARLMPVVRHLIGIPAGLVRMPFGLYSAMTIIGASLWCWVLAWFGGNLLGDQPELINDPSLLVQILRQRSWLIGGFALMLSALYVLVMKLTAKPEPS, from the coding sequence ATGGCGCAGTGGGTCGGGATTTGGTTTCAGTGGGTGCATGACTGGGGCTACCCAGGCATCATTATCTTGATGGCCCTGGAAAGCTCCATCGTGCCAATTCCCAGTGAAATTGTGATCCCGCCCGCCGCCTATTGGGCAGCGCAGGGCCGCTATGATTTTTGGGGAGTTGTCCTAGCCGGCACGCTGGGCAGTTATCTCGGCGCGGCGGCCACCTACTGGGCGGCGCGGTGGCTGGGCCGGCCCCTACTCGTGACATACGGCTATCTGGTCTTCTGTCCGGAAGACAAGGTGCTGCGCGCAGAACGCTGGCTGGCGCGCTACGAGGCCGGCAGCGTCTTTTTTGCGCGACTCATGCCGGTCGTGCGGCATCTGATCGGCATTCCGGCCGGCCTCGTCCGCATGCCCTTCGGCCTCTACAGTGCCATGACTATTATAGGAGCGAGTCTCTGGTGCTGGGTCCTGGCCTGGTTCGGCGGAAATCTTCTGGGCGACCAGCCGGAGCTGATCAATGACCCATCCTTATTAGTGCAGATCCTGCGGCAACGATCCTGGCTCATCGGCGGATTCGCACTGATGCTCAGTGCGCTCTATGTATTGGTGATGAAGCTTACCGCAAAGCCGGAACCCTCCTGA